A window from Citrus sinensis cultivar Valencia sweet orange chromosome 5, DVS_A1.0, whole genome shotgun sequence encodes these proteins:
- the LOC127902125 gene encoding disease resistance protein At4g27190-like, giving the protein MAEIILTTVVQVLKCLAPPAYRQISYLRESKYTSNLQNLKTEVESLKSERVSTQHLVDEAKRKGEEIEENVENWLASANNVIVEADKFTDDEATANKRCFKGFCPNLNTRRGLNKEVERQKKAIVKVREAGRFDRISYRTAPEDIRLISSKDYEAFESRMPTLRSILSALEDPDVNMLGIYGMGGIGKTMLAEEVARKIKSDKIFDQVVFAEVSQSQDIRKIQGEIADKLGLKFHEESEPGRANSLFKRIKEEKKILVILDNIWENLDLRVVGIPHGDDHRGCKILLTARSLDVLSRKMDSQQNFAVGILKEVEAWSLFKKMAGDYIEGSEFQLVAREVEKECAGLPVSIVTVARALRNNKSLFDWKDALEQLRRPPLKNFMNIQPNAHKAIKLSYDNLGGEELKNVFLLIGYTVIESIDDLLMYGMGLGLFQGVSKMEEARARVHTLVHKLKASCMLLDHLSKNEEFFSMHDVVRDVAISIASSEHNVFSATEEQVDGCREWSEESAVKLYTSIVLRDVKTNLLPELVECPQLKLFLIHADKESPSLSIANNFFERMIQVRVINLSYVDLLSLPSSLVLLSNLRTLSLYYCKLLDISGIGDLKKLEFLCLRGCDIRQLPIEVGELICLKLLDLRDCSKLEVIPPHILSNLSHLEELNIGDNSFYHWEVEVDGVKNASLNELKHLTSLQLRIKDINCLPRGLFFEKLERYRILIGDFWNWKYNICSRDFRIGLSKRICLKDVLIVQLQGIEHLGLYGLQEHDVESFANELVKVGSSQLKHLWIEGCHEAHDALNSAESKRQEESTNDMRSNEIILEDRINISNILFNEKVALTKLETLFLYSLNIERIWQNRVATMSCSIQNLTRLTVCNCRNLGCLFSSSIVSSFVRLQHLQIWGCPVLEEIIVVDDQEERNKNIVMFPQLQYLEMSNLEKLTSFCTGDVNIIEFPSLKELRISRCPKFMVKYKRITNDLMEKGQVFPSLEELSVDVKHIAAINKCQLFREDLLCKLKCLDVEFGDERTSILSLDDFLQRFHAMKVLKIVGECYVGESEEKVENGMEVIIREANKCCDLKHILKQESSNMNNLVILHVIRCNNLINLVPSSLSFQNLTTLKVSYCKGLMKVLTSSIAKSLVRLKEMRVSECNMITEIVLAVVDDAVDEIIVFSELKDLELCELKSMTSFCSGHCAFKFPSLERILVNDCPSMKIFSGGELSTPKLLKVQLDEFNKELWTWERDLNTTIQTLYLKTKKDDKEEYDSKVKDEGEDARGSYI; this is encoded by the exons atggctgaaatCATTCTTACTACTGTTGTACAAGTTTTAAAGTGCTTAGCTCCTCCGGCATATCGCCAAATTAGCTATTTGCGTGAGAGTAAGTACACTAGCAACTTACAGAATCTCAAGACTGAAGTTGAGAGTCTGAAGTCTGAGAGGGTGAGTACACAGCACCTGGTTGATGAGGCTAAAAGAAAAGGGGAAGAGATTGAAGAGAACGTTGAGAATTGGCTTGCAAGCGCGAACAATGTCATTGTTGAGGCAGATAAATTTACAGACGATGAAGCCACTGCAAATAAGCGTTGTTTCAAGGGGTTTTGTCCAAATTTGAACACCCGCCGTGGGCTTAATAAGGAAGTAGAGAGGCAGAAGAAGGCTATTGTCAAAGTCCGAGAAGCTGGAAGATTTGATAGAATTTCCTACCGTACTGCTCCGGAGGATATACGGCTTATCTCTAGCAAAGACTACGAGGCCTTTGAATCAAGAATGCCTACTTTGAGGAGTATACTCAGTGCACTGGAAGATCCTGATGTCAACATGCTTGGGATTTATGGAATGGGTGGCATTGGAAAGACAATGCTGGCGGAAGAAGTTGCTAGGAAAATCAAGAGTGACAAAATCTTTGATCAGGTGGTTTTTGCTGAGGTGTCCCAGAGTCAAGACATACGAAAGATTCAAGGAGAAATCGCAGATAAATTAGGGCTGAAATTTCATGAAGAAAGTGAACCAGGAAGGGCAAACAGCCTATTTAAACGAATaaaggaagagaagaagatcCTGGTAATTTTGGACAACATTTGGGAAAATCTTGATTTGCGGGTTGTTGGAATTCCTCACGGAGATGACCACAGGggttgtaaaatattattgactGCAAGAAGTCTAGATGTATTGTCCAGGAAGATGGATTCCCAACAAAATTTCGCTGTTGGCATTTTAAAAGAAGTAGAAGCTTGGAGTCTATTCAAGAAGATGGCTGGTGATTATATTGAAGGTAGTGAATTCCAATTGGTAGCAAGGGAGGTGGAAAAGGAATGTGCAGGTTTGCCTGTTTCCATTGTGACTGTCGCAAGGGCATTAAGGAACAATAAGAGTTTATTTGATTGGAAGGATGCATTGGAACAGCTAAGAAGGCCtcccttaaaaaattttatgaatatacAGCCAAATGCACATAAAGCCATAAAGTTGAGTTACGACAACCTAGGAGGGGAGGAGCTCAAGAACGTCTTTTTGCTAATAGGATATACAGTCATAGAATCCATTGATGATTTGTTAATGTATGGAATGGGATTGGGTTTATTTCAAGGCGTCAGTAAGATGGAAGAAGCACGAGCTCGGGTACATACACTGGTGCACAAACTCAAAGCTTCTTGTATGTTGCTTGACCATCTAAGCAAGAATGAAGAGTTCTTTTCTATGCATGATGTCGTTCGCGATGTTGCCATATCAATTGCATCTAGCGAGCATAACGTGTTTTCAGCTACAGAGGAGCAGGTTGATGGTTGCAGGGAATGGTCAGAGGAAAGTGCAGTAAAACTTTATACCTCGATCGTCTTACGTGATGTCAAGACTAATTTGCTTCCTGAGCTAGTCGAATGTCCCCAGCTTAAACTTTTCCTTATACATGCTGATAAAGAATCTCCATCATTATCAATTGCAAACAATTTTTTCGAGAGGATGATACAGGTCAGAGTTATAAACTTGAGTTACGTGGATCTACTGTCACTACCTTCGTCACTTGTTCTCCTGTCAAACCTTAGAACACTGAGTTTGTATTATTGCAAATTGCTAGATATAAGTGGTATAGGAGACTTGAAGAAACTAGAATTCCTTTGCTTAAGAGGTTGTGATATTAGGCAGTTGCCTATAGAAGTAGGTGAATTGATTTGTCTAAAGTTACTTGATTTGAGAGATTGTAGCAAACTAGAAGTTATTCCACCACATATATTGTCAAATTTATCCCATTTAGAAGAACTAAATATAGGTGATAATAGCTTTTATCACTGGGAGGTGGAGGTGGACGGGGTCAAGAATGCTAGCCTTAATGAGTTGAAGCATTTGACCTCTTTACAATTACGAATAAAAGATATCAACTGTCTCCCAAGAGGCTTGTTCTTCGAGAAGCTGGAAAGGTACAGAATATTAATCGGAGATTTCTGGAATTGGAAGTACAACATTTGCAGTAGAGATTTCAGAATCGGGCTGAGTAAAAGGATTTGCTTGAAGGATGTGCTGATCGTGCAACTGCAGGGAATTGAACACCTTGGATTATATGGATTGCAGGAGCACGATGTCGAGAGTTTTGCTAATGAATTAGTCAAAGTGGGTTCTTCACAACTCAAGCATCTCTGGATCGAAGGATGCCACGAGGCCCACGACGCCCTCAATTCGGCAGAGTCAAAG AGACAGGAGGAGTCAACAAATGATATGCGGTCAaatgaaatcattttggaGGACAGAATCAATATCTCTAATATACTTTTCAATGAGAAG GTTGCCTTAACGAAGTTGGAGACCTTGTTCCTGTACTCATTGAATATTGAGAGGATTTGGCAAAATCGAGTTGCAACCATGTCTTGTAGTATTCAGAATTTAACTCGCTTGACCGTATGCAACTGTAGGAATTTAGGATGTCTATTTTCATCTTCTATAGTTAGCAGCTTTGTTCGACTCCAGCACCTTCAGATATGGGGATGCCCTGTCTTGGAAGAGATAATCGTCGTGGATGACCAAGAAGAAAGgaacaaaaatattgtaatgttTCCTCAATTACAATATCTGGAGATGAGTAACCTTGAAAAGCTCACAAGCTTTTGCACTGGAGatgtaaatattattgaatttccCTCCTTGAAGGAATTAAGGATATCTAGATGTCCCAAATTCATGGtgaaatataaaagaattacGAATGACTTAATGGAAAAG GGCCAAGTATTCCCCAGTTTGGAAGAATTGAGCGTTGATGTAAAGCACATAGCAGCGATTAATAAATGTCAGCTATTTCGAGAAGACTTGCTTTGCAAACTTAAATGTCTTGATGTGGAGTTTGGCGATGAACGGACGAGTATTTTATCACTTGATGATTTCCTCCAGAGATTTCACGCCATGAAAGTTCTCAAAATAGTTGGAGAATGTTATGTTGGGGAGTCAGAAGAAAAGGTGGAAAATGGAATGGAGGTAATCATAAGAGAAGCAAACAAGTGTTGCGATCTGAAGCACATTTTGAAACAAGAGTCCTCCAATATGAACAATTTGGTTATTCTACATGTAATAAGGTGTAACAATTTGATTAATCTTGTGCCATCTTCATTATCCTTTCAAAATCTAACAACTTTGAAGGTATCGTATTGCAAAGGATTGATGAAAGTATTAACATCCTCAATAGCAAAGAGTTTGGTGCGACTTAAAGAAATGAGGGTAAGTGAATGCAATATGATAACTGAAATAGTGCTGGCAGTTGTTGATGATGCAGTAGATGAGATTATTGTCTTCAGTGAATTGAAGGATTTGGAGCTTTGTGAATTAAAAAGTATGACAAGCTTCTGCTCTGGCCATTGTGCCTTCAAATTCCCATCTTTGGAAAGAATACTGGTGAATGATTGCCCCAGTATGAAGATTTTCTCTGGAGGAGAATTAAGCACACCCAAGTTACTTAAAGTGCAGTTGGATGAGTTTAATAAAGAACTTTGGACTTGGGAGCGTGACCTTAATACAACTATACAAACGTTATATCTTAAAACAAAG aaagatgACAAGGAAGAGTACGATAGTAAAGTGAAGGACGAGGGGGAAGATGCACGAGGAAGTTATATCTAA